One genomic window of Manihot esculenta cultivar AM560-2 chromosome 16, M.esculenta_v8, whole genome shotgun sequence includes the following:
- the LOC110604039 gene encoding rRNA methyltransferase 1, mitochondrial has product MHTMYSSIAKNQAFPMVFRVSPNSGYFKQFCIPKSQSLPIGFQLKSQLNSKCESVSNGFRLISAVYCCTVLRARSFSSSCSQRIGKGTLRARKSLPWLSSHKITASKGFENGARPNRSRFQLEESNKRLGKVTAGSSWQESVKRLEKGEAAKTHSSSWEEPAKGLEKGAVRRNARSSWEDSIETASEKQSNYMSRNKDNRNRLLGVMKEGEHDYGYKEKNDTVEEEEDGLDNVDDPRWDKIKNTFEGMADVKGRTDKPEFRRWNEQENWGRKTWREATESTLPKMVGEGVYGVGPVLAALSAGRRELYALYVQEGLDLGGNNKKKKDKKGFEKVLRMAQKMGLSIKEASKHDLNMVVDNRPHQGLVLDASPLEMVKIKELDPVSPEDEKGSLWVALDEVTDPQNLGAIIRSAYFFGASGVVLCAKNSAPLSGVVSKASAGSLEIMELRYCKNMMQFLVASAENGWRVLGGSVSPKAVSLNKILPGEPTILVLGSEGTGLRPLVERSCTQLVRIPGNIPVDVTRRGNDDLESEETNLEHSSEEFRSFLAVESLNVSVAAGVLLHHLIGSSHNDAVCVDDK; this is encoded by the coding sequence ATGCACACAATGTACTCTAGTATAGCTAAAAACCAGGCATTTCCAATGGTGTTTAGGGTTTCTCCAAATTCCGGATACTTTAAACAATTTTGCATCCCAAAATCTCAGTCTTTACCAATCGGGTTCCAATTAAAATCCCAACTAAACTCCAAATGTGAAAGTGTTTCAAATGGATTTAGGCTTATAAGTGCTGTATATTGTTGTACTGTGTTAAGAGCTAGAAGTTTTTCGAGTTCATGTTCCCAGCGAATTGGTAAAGGGACACTGAGAGCTAGAAAATCACTTCCTTGGTTAAGTTCTCACAAGATTACGGCATCGAAAGGGTTTGAGAACGGGGCACGTCCAAACAGGAGTCGTTTTCAGTTGGAGGAATCAAACAAAAGATTGGGGAAAGTCACTGCTGGCTCCTCATGGCAGGAATCGGTTAAAAGGTTAGAGAAAGGAGAAGCTGCCAAAACTCACTCCTCGTCATGGGAGGAGCCTGCAAAAGGGTTAGAAAAAGGGGCAGTTAGAAGAAATGCTCGATCTTCATGGGAGGATTCAATTGAAACTGCTTCAGAGAAGCAGAGCAATTACATGTCGAGGAATAAAGATAATAGAAATAGATTGTTGGGTGTGATGAAGGAAGGGGAACATGACTATGGTTACAAAGAAAAGAATGATACTGttgaagaagaggaagatggaTTGGATAATGTGGATGATCCAAGATGGGATAAGATAAAAAATACGTTCGAAGGAATGGCGGATGTCAAAGGTAGGACTGACAAACCTGAGTTTCGAAGGTGGAATGAGCAGGAAAATTGGGGTAGAAAGACATGGAGAGAAGCTACTGAATCAACTTTGCCTAAGATGGTTGGTGAAGGGGTTTACGGGGTAGGTCCTGTTTTGGCTGCACTTTCAGCTGGTAGAAGAGAATTATATGCATTATATGTTCAAGAAGGATTGGATTTGGGTGGTAAtaacaagaagaagaaggacaAGAAAGGCTTTGAAAAGGTGTTGAGAATGGCTCAAAAAATGGGGTTAAGTATAAAGGAAGCTTCAAAACATGATCTGAATATGGTTGTTGATAATCGGCCCCACCAGGGCCTAGTTCTAGATGCTTCACCACTGGAGATGGTGAAGATAAAGGAGTTGGATCCTGTTTCACCTGAGGATGAGAAAGGTTCTCTGTGGGTAGCTTTGGATGAGGTAACAGATCCCCAGAACTTGGGGGCAATTATTAGGTCCGCTTACTTCTTTGGGGCTTCAGGGGTGGTGCTATGTGCAAAAAATTCAGCTCCTTTAAGTGGCGTTGTCAGCAAAGCAAGTGCAGGATCACTCGAAATAATGGAGCTCAGGTATTGCAAGAATATGATGCAGTTCCTAGTAGCTTCTGCAGAAAATGGGTGGCGGGTTCTTGGAGGTTCTGTTTCTCCTAAGGCTGTTTCCTTGAATAAAATTTTGCCCGGTGAACCCACAATTCTTGTTTTGGGTAGCGAGGGTACAGGATTGAGGCCATTAGTGGAGAGATCATGTACGCAGTTGGTTCGGATCCCTGGAAATATTCCTGTGGATGTAACAAGGCGAGGGAATGATGACTTAGAATCTGAAGAAACAAACCTTGAGCACTCCAGTGAAGAGTTCCGATCCTTTTTGGctgtggagagtttgaatgtcagTGTTGCTGCTGGTGTGCTTCTTCACCACTTAATTGGGAGCAGCCACAATGATGCGGTATGCGTAGATGATAAATAG